The Aureispira anguillae genome contains a region encoding:
- a CDS encoding group III truncated hemoglobin, with amino-acid sequence MNEITSKTEVKLFVDAFYEKVRQDALLGPIFAAQIPDEVWPSHLTRMYGFWNTVLFGQKDYRGNPFSKHANLAIHPPHFERWLSLFVATIDESFTGEKAAETKMRAAKMAALFQSKLDYVRSKKNPSFHIL; translated from the coding sequence ATGAACGAGATCACTAGCAAAACGGAAGTAAAATTATTTGTAGATGCCTTTTATGAAAAGGTTCGGCAAGATGCCCTTTTGGGACCTATCTTTGCAGCGCAAATTCCCGATGAAGTTTGGCCAAGCCACTTAACACGAATGTATGGTTTTTGGAATACCGTTCTATTTGGACAAAAAGACTATAGAGGCAATCCTTTTTCGAAACATGCCAACCTAGCTATTCACCCTCCACATTTTGAAAGATGGCTAAGTTTGTTTGTTGCAACAATAGATGAGTCTTTCACAGGTGAAAAAGCAGCTGAAACCAAAATGCGAGCAGCAAAAATGGCTGCTTTATTTCAATCTAAACTCGACTATGTTCGTTCTAAAAAAAATCCATCTTTTCATATACTTTGA
- a CDS encoding type III PLP-dependent enzyme domain-containing protein, translated as MKNTYIDLIEQSYYFPQEGFDLNNQFLTFHGVSLKYLIDKYGTPFKFIYLPKIGDQIKKARNLFKRAIKKNNYQGSYHFCYCTKCNHFYHVLSEALKHDVNLETSSSFDIDLILKLFLEGKIDKERTILHNGYKTDDYLVKILQLVESGFTNSVIILDSADELKRIQALNPSKKIKIGVRMAINEEAQSAYYTSRLGIPAQKMLAFFREHLKDSEQFELKMLHFFVDSGIKDTLYYWREFQRALSLYIDIKKESESLTAFNLGGGFPIRNHLGFEYNYEYMINEIVSTIKQTCTQEGIDTPNIFTEFGKYTVGESSAIIFEVLEQKQQNDTEAWYIINNSLMNTIPDAWSIHEKFILLPINKWQNEYQRVNIGGISCDHSDYYNSEDFNQEILLPKYPKEDKEPLYLGFFHTGAYQDAISGYGGIKHCLIPAPKHVIIDRDENGHFIDYVYREEQSVQEMFKILGYKNT; from the coding sequence ATGAAGAATACCTATATTGACTTAATAGAACAAAGTTATTACTTTCCACAAGAAGGCTTTGATCTCAATAATCAATTTTTGACCTTTCATGGGGTTTCACTGAAATATTTAATAGACAAATACGGCACGCCTTTTAAATTTATTTACCTTCCCAAAATAGGAGATCAAATTAAGAAGGCTAGGAATTTGTTTAAACGAGCCATCAAGAAAAATAATTACCAAGGGAGCTATCATTTTTGTTATTGCACGAAATGCAATCATTTTTATCATGTATTAAGTGAAGCACTAAAACACGATGTAAATTTAGAGACTTCGTCTTCTTTTGATATAGATTTAATCTTAAAATTGTTTTTAGAAGGAAAAATAGATAAAGAACGCACCATCCTTCACAATGGTTATAAAACCGATGATTATTTAGTAAAAATTCTTCAATTAGTTGAATCTGGATTTACCAATTCTGTAATTATTCTGGATAGTGCAGATGAACTAAAGCGAATACAGGCGTTGAACCCTTCTAAAAAAATTAAAATAGGGGTTCGAATGGCTATTAATGAAGAAGCTCAATCTGCCTATTATACGTCTAGATTAGGAATTCCTGCACAGAAAATGTTAGCATTTTTTAGAGAACATCTTAAGGATAGTGAACAATTTGAATTAAAGATGCTCCATTTTTTTGTTGATTCAGGAATCAAAGACACACTTTATTATTGGAGAGAATTTCAACGAGCATTAAGTTTATATATTGATATAAAAAAAGAATCTGAGAGCTTGACCGCTTTTAATTTGGGAGGAGGCTTTCCCATTCGTAATCATTTGGGCTTTGAATATAATTATGAGTACATGATTAATGAAATTGTAAGCACCATCAAGCAGACTTGCACACAAGAAGGGATAGACACACCTAATATATTCACAGAGTTTGGAAAATATACCGTGGGAGAGTCTAGTGCCATTATTTTTGAAGTACTCGAACAAAAACAACAAAATGATACAGAGGCTTGGTATATCATTAACAATAGCTTGATGAATACCATTCCAGACGCTTGGTCCATTCACGAAAAGTTTATCTTGTTGCCTATTAATAAATGGCAGAATGAGTATCAACGAGTCAACATAGGAGGAATAAGTTGTGATCATTCAGATTATTATAATTCTGAAGATTTTAACCAAGAAATTTTATTGCCCAAATATCCAAAGGAGGATAAAGAGCCTTTGTATTTAGGTTTTTTTCATACAGGGGCTTATCAAGATGCGATTAGTGGTTATGGGGGAATCAAACATTGTCTTATCCCTGCACCAAAGCATGTTATCATTGATCGGGACGAAAATGGACATTTTATAGATTATGTGTATAGAGAAGAGCAATCTGTACAAGAAATGTTTAAGATTTTGGGTTATAAAAATACATAA
- a CDS encoding class I SAM-dependent methyltransferase, giving the protein MSTWFATWFDSSYYHLLYQHRDDTEAHFFMDNLVQHLQVPEQAKILDLACGKGRHSIYLADKNFDVVGVDLSPESIEYARQFEHKHLHFDTHDMRQPLSVGPFDYIFNLFTSFGYFPSEEEHLQTLQAMKNGLKSPNSTLVIDFFNAHKVIQNLVLSEEKTLSGISFKINRRVENGYILKDIRFEDQGNQFDFQERVRAFTLADFKRLFEQVGLKLVQTFGSFDLKPYDPIHSDRLILIAKPC; this is encoded by the coding sequence ATGAGTACTTGGTTTGCTACTTGGTTTGATTCCAGTTATTATCACTTATTATACCAACACAGAGATGATACAGAAGCTCATTTTTTTATGGATAATTTAGTACAACATCTCCAAGTTCCTGAGCAGGCAAAAATCTTGGATTTGGCTTGTGGAAAAGGACGGCATTCTATTTATCTTGCAGACAAAAATTTTGATGTGGTAGGTGTTGATTTATCACCAGAAAGTATTGAGTATGCCCGCCAATTTGAGCACAAACATTTGCATTTCGATACCCATGATATGCGACAACCTTTAAGCGTAGGACCCTTTGATTATATTTTTAATCTATTTACCAGCTTTGGTTATTTCCCCTCAGAAGAAGAACACCTTCAGACGCTTCAAGCCATGAAAAATGGGTTAAAATCGCCCAATAGTACACTAGTCATAGACTTTTTTAACGCACATAAGGTAATTCAAAACTTGGTATTATCGGAAGAAAAAACACTTTCTGGAATTTCCTTTAAGATCAATAGAAGAGTAGAAAACGGTTATATTCTAAAAGACATTCGCTTTGAAGATCAAGGAAATCAATTTGATTTCCAAGAACGTGTTCGTGCCTTTACCTTGGCAGACTTTAAGCGTTTGTTTGAGCAGGTAGGACTAAAACTAGTCCAAACTTTTGGAAGTTTTGACCTCAAACCTTACGATCCAATTCATTCTGACCGCCTTATTCTTATTGCAAAACCATGTTAG
- a CDS encoding phosphatase PAP2 family protein, with protein sequence MLEHLIEWDQAAFGLINGTWHNDFLDVILPYWRNKKTWIPLYALLLLIIGKDRGFKTVWVLIIIGLTIGLSDQVSSQWIKKTIERIRPCNDTNLGAVRELVPCGGGYSFTSSHATNHFAFAMQLFLLFRLNWQKRYFVLLFFWAGLIAYSQVYVGVHYPLDVTMGAILGCFLAWIVYWATAWLGIIKKIWS encoded by the coding sequence ATGTTAGAACATCTGATAGAATGGGATCAAGCAGCCTTTGGGTTAATCAATGGCACTTGGCACAATGATTTTTTGGATGTAATCCTTCCCTACTGGCGCAACAAAAAGACTTGGATTCCACTTTATGCACTTTTGCTCCTTATTATTGGCAAAGATAGAGGTTTTAAAACGGTTTGGGTTTTAATTATCATAGGGCTAACCATTGGTCTTTCAGATCAGGTGAGCAGCCAATGGATCAAAAAAACAATTGAGCGCATCCGTCCTTGTAACGATACTAATTTAGGGGCTGTTCGTGAATTGGTACCCTGTGGTGGTGGTTATAGTTTCACTTCGTCACATGCCACCAATCACTTTGCCTTTGCCATGCAACTTTTTTTGTTGTTTCGTCTAAATTGGCAAAAACGGTATTTTGTCCTTTTATTTTTTTGGGCGGGTTTAATCGCCTATAGCCAAGTTTATGTAGGCGTACATTATCCATTAGATGTTACAATGGGTGCTATATTGGGCTGTTTTTTAGCTTGGATTGTTTATTGGGCAACAGCTTGGCTAGGCATTATCAAAAAAATATGGTCTTAA
- a CDS encoding rhodanese-like domain-containing protein codes for MKTMLLIGGLGLLFILGFLGIRWIRVFLASDYHHMLKALYKNTIPLVRPQQIQHWEDYIILDTRAANEYAVSALPNAVWINYPNLNEAVISTIPKHKKILLYCSVGYRSERIGEQLLSMGFSQVYNLYGGIFEWVNQGQTVVDSSGLNVNKVHGYSPSWGKWIKNSVEVVYTP; via the coding sequence ATGAAAACAATGCTTCTGATTGGTGGCTTGGGATTGCTCTTTATTTTGGGTTTTCTAGGGATTCGCTGGATTCGAGTCTTTTTGGCTTCTGATTACCACCACATGCTTAAAGCACTCTATAAAAATACGATCCCACTGGTTCGTCCTCAACAAATACAACATTGGGAGGATTATATCATTTTAGATACTCGTGCTGCTAATGAATATGCTGTCAGTGCTCTTCCTAATGCAGTTTGGATTAACTATCCAAATCTCAATGAGGCGGTTATCTCAACGATTCCTAAACATAAAAAGATTCTTCTTTACTGCTCTGTTGGGTATAGAAGTGAACGAATTGGGGAACAACTGTTGAGCATGGGGTTCTCTCAGGTGTATAATCTTTATGGTGGCATCTTTGAATGGGTCAATCAAGGACAAACTGTTGTTGATTCTTCTGGTCTTAACGTTAATAAAGTCCATGGTTACTCCCCTTCTTGGGGCAAATGGATTAAAAATAGTGTTGAAGTAGTTTATACTCCATAA
- a CDS encoding TIGR04282 family arsenosugar biosynthesis glycosyltransferase, with product MINKKKSLMVFAKNPVLGTAKTRLAASVGDQKALEIYKFLLEYTAQITSKVNCERRVFYSTHTDLDDEFSNDLFSKTVQIQGDLGQKMYAAFEQMFKEGYQQVIIIGSDCYELSTEIISQAFEALDQHNFVIGPANDGGYYLLGMRQLESVIFNHKKWSQERLYHDTLIDLEALGYSYAELPMLSDVDYLEDLPEDVRMKFEI from the coding sequence ATGATAAACAAAAAAAAATCACTAATGGTTTTTGCAAAGAATCCAGTTTTAGGAACAGCAAAAACACGCCTAGCCGCTTCGGTTGGGGATCAAAAAGCCTTAGAAATTTATAAATTCTTATTAGAATATACGGCTCAAATTACGAGTAAAGTCAATTGTGAACGCCGTGTTTTTTATTCTACTCATACGGATTTAGACGATGAATTTTCCAACGATTTATTTTCCAAAACAGTACAAATCCAAGGAGATTTAGGGCAAAAAATGTATGCTGCTTTTGAGCAAATGTTCAAGGAAGGCTATCAACAAGTTATTATTATTGGAAGCGATTGCTATGAGCTATCTACAGAAATTATAAGTCAAGCTTTTGAAGCGCTCGATCAGCATAATTTTGTCATTGGTCCTGCCAACGATGGGGGCTATTACTTACTGGGTATGCGCCAATTAGAATCGGTTATTTTTAACCATAAAAAATGGAGTCAAGAACGTTTGTACCACGATACGCTTATTGATCTAGAAGCATTGGGCTATAGTTATGCAGAGCTTCCCATGTTGAGTGATGTTGATTATTTAGAAGACTTGCCCGAAGATGTACGTATGAAATTTGAAATTTAA
- a CDS encoding C1 family peptidase: MAIRFRPDNNSNSNNNDNRGGGGGRNNSAIIMAVIMFAFRYPKFAIPIIIIGVIVFVMSGPGNNTQENIYSMGCDINQEKYDESKVFAALSPMSSKYSLPKAVSLRQFAPRPLNQGQQGSCVGWASAYAARTILEAATTGANPNSTTFSPSFLYNQIGLRGCQGAYTGEALEHMKQKGLLQFSKFPYDPNSCNKRPTQSQLQEAMRYRIRGYNRLTKTGRNYDVDLEAVKQNIAQGAPVIIAAKVPYSFQNMMGKRVWRPTSAEKRTVNSHGGHAMCLIGYDDNKRQFEIQNSWGTEWGDNGFVFISYENFKLFCREAYGVFPHQKAKTASATNFAIECGLYDVQNRSNITLRHVRDNLFETTAPVAKGTELKIEITNSLECFTYVFSKEVDNGNRQGAALKVFPPSDKYSAYMGIVGTRLFPRDGVGKFYADDEGNRDFMAIVYSKDELNPDEIRSRIDRAGKGNFYDNVMAAVGNRAFDDLNYQNKSGALISFKQSASAKQDVAVVVIAMDKR; encoded by the coding sequence ATGGCAATACGTTTTAGACCCGATAACAATTCTAATTCTAACAACAATGATAACCGTGGAGGTGGCGGAGGTCGTAATAATAGTGCTATCATTATGGCTGTTATCATGTTTGCGTTTCGATACCCCAAATTTGCAATTCCTATTATCATTATAGGAGTTATTGTTTTTGTAATGAGTGGACCAGGAAACAACACGCAAGAGAATATCTACAGCATGGGTTGTGACATTAATCAAGAAAAATACGACGAATCCAAAGTCTTTGCAGCACTTTCTCCCATGAGTAGCAAATACAGTCTGCCCAAAGCCGTTTCGTTGCGCCAATTTGCCCCTAGACCACTCAACCAAGGACAACAGGGCTCTTGTGTAGGTTGGGCAAGTGCCTATGCCGCAAGAACCATTTTGGAGGCAGCAACAACAGGAGCCAATCCCAATAGTACAACCTTTAGCCCTTCCTTTTTGTACAACCAAATTGGATTGCGTGGCTGTCAAGGTGCTTATACAGGGGAGGCATTAGAACACATGAAACAAAAAGGCTTGTTGCAATTTTCTAAATTTCCATACGATCCCAATAGTTGTAACAAACGCCCAACTCAATCACAATTGCAAGAAGCTATGCGGTATCGAATTCGAGGCTATAATCGCCTAACTAAAACAGGTCGCAATTACGATGTTGATTTGGAAGCCGTTAAACAAAATATTGCACAAGGTGCTCCAGTTATCATTGCGGCAAAAGTACCTTATTCCTTTCAGAATATGATGGGAAAAAGAGTTTGGAGACCTACTTCGGCAGAAAAACGCACTGTAAATAGCCACGGGGGACATGCCATGTGCTTGATTGGTTATGACGATAATAAACGACAGTTTGAAATTCAAAATAGTTGGGGTACTGAATGGGGAGACAATGGTTTTGTCTTCATTAGTTACGAAAACTTCAAGCTATTTTGCCGAGAAGCTTATGGCGTATTTCCACACCAAAAAGCAAAAACAGCTTCTGCTACCAATTTTGCCATTGAATGTGGTCTTTATGATGTACAAAACCGCTCCAATATTACTTTGCGCCATGTTCGAGATAATCTTTTTGAAACTACCGCCCCTGTTGCCAAAGGAACAGAGTTAAAAATTGAGATTACCAATTCCTTAGAATGTTTTACCTATGTTTTTAGCAAGGAAGTTGACAATGGCAATCGACAAGGAGCTGCCCTAAAAGTTTTCCCACCTTCCGACAAATATTCTGCATATATGGGAATTGTAGGTACTCGCTTGTTTCCTAGAGATGGAGTTGGTAAATTTTATGCCGATGATGAAGGGAATAGAGATTTTATGGCCATTGTCTATTCCAAGGATGAACTAAACCCCGATGAAATTCGCAGTAGAATAGATCGAGCAGGCAAAGGGAATTTTTACGACAATGTGATGGCAGCAGTAGGAAATCGTGCGTTTGACGATTTAAACTATCAAAATAAATCAGGAGCACTCATCTCATTTAAACAAAGCGCAAGTGCCAAACAAGATGTTGCCGTTGTAGTAATCGCAATGGACAAACGATAA
- a CDS encoding SDR family oxidoreductase, with protein MSFKNKIIWITGASSGIGEALAYALAKQEATLILSSRKIEALQKVQQRCLKDCKAIYVQVLDLEQHDQIPKIVQQVIHQHGRIDLLINNGGISQRSLAKDTIFEVDQRLMNINYLGTVALTKALLPTFLKQQEGQIVTVTSLTGVLGTPYRSAYAATKHALHGFFDSLRAELVNDNITITIISPGFIKTQVSINAFVGNGTAQGSMDSRQNEGMDVNVFAQKMLSAIAKKKKEVYIGKKEVLMAYIKRYIPWLYYQMIPRVKVK; from the coding sequence ATGTCCTTTAAAAATAAAATAATATGGATTACAGGAGCCTCCTCTGGAATTGGTGAAGCCTTGGCTTATGCCTTAGCAAAACAAGAGGCTACCCTTATTTTATCCAGTCGAAAAATTGAGGCACTCCAAAAAGTACAACAACGCTGTTTAAAAGATTGCAAAGCAATTTATGTACAAGTATTGGATTTGGAACAACACGATCAAATTCCTAAAATTGTGCAACAAGTAATTCACCAACATGGTCGCATTGACCTATTAATTAACAATGGTGGAATTTCTCAACGCTCTTTGGCAAAGGATACCATCTTTGAAGTAGATCAACGATTGATGAACATCAACTATTTGGGAACCGTTGCACTTACCAAGGCATTGCTGCCTACCTTCCTAAAACAACAAGAAGGGCAAATTGTAACCGTTACTAGCTTAACAGGCGTTCTAGGAACGCCTTACCGCTCTGCGTATGCTGCTACTAAACATGCTTTGCATGGCTTTTTTGACTCGCTACGAGCTGAATTGGTCAATGACAATATTACGATAACAATCATTAGCCCTGGTTTTATCAAAACACAAGTTTCAATCAATGCATTTGTTGGCAATGGCACTGCTCAAGGTAGCATGGATAGCCGACAAAACGAAGGTATGGATGTCAATGTATTTGCGCAAAAGATGCTCTCTGCAATTGCCAAGAAGAAAAAGGAAGTTTATATTGGCAAAAAAGAAGTACTCATGGCTTATATCAAGCGTTATATTCCTTGGCTTTATTATCAGATGATTCCACGTGTAAAAGTTAAATAA
- a CDS encoding START domain-containing protein, whose amino-acid sequence MRTTHYPIYSLLIVLGLFSSFSTLSAQSWKVAKDKNGVKVETRFIEGWSIKQYRATVYIKTTLAKAVEAYRDPVQRKAFMARSIEVSNLKEISKNEIITYNLGNAPWPVADRDNITHSIFKYSNNQVKVTMVSIPDFIPEKSGIVRVPRSEGFWLFIDQGNGIIKVVQQSVADLGGAVPDWLVNSTIVEGPYDVLLALKNMLQK is encoded by the coding sequence ATGCGAACCACTCACTATCCCATTTATTCTCTGCTCATTGTTTTAGGTCTATTCAGTTCTTTTTCTACCCTATCTGCTCAATCCTGGAAAGTTGCCAAAGACAAAAATGGCGTTAAAGTAGAAACTCGTTTTATCGAAGGTTGGAGTATCAAACAATATCGGGCTACTGTTTATATCAAGACTACCCTAGCCAAAGCGGTAGAAGCCTATAGAGATCCCGTTCAACGCAAAGCATTTATGGCAAGAAGTATTGAAGTGTCCAACCTAAAAGAAATCTCTAAAAATGAAATTATTACCTACAATTTAGGCAATGCTCCTTGGCCTGTTGCTGATCGAGATAATATTACCCATTCTATTTTCAAATATTCCAACAATCAAGTAAAAGTTACCATGGTTTCTATACCTGATTTTATTCCTGAAAAGTCAGGCATTGTGCGTGTTCCTCGTTCTGAAGGTTTTTGGTTATTTATAGACCAAGGCAATGGCATTATCAAAGTTGTGCAACAGTCTGTCGCAGATTTAGGAGGAGCCGTCCCCGACTGGTTAGTCAATTCAACCATTGTAGAAGGTCCTTATGATGTTTTACTAGCCTTAAAAAATATGCTACAAAAATAA
- the accD gene encoding acetyl-CoA carboxylase, carboxyltransferase subunit beta codes for MGWYKRDKDSITTSTSQKKETPDGIWHQCGACKTPSTVKDLIENLYVCPACNQHERIGSQEYFDIIFDKNKYTEMYSDIIAHDFLNFTDLKPYQDRLEAARKKTDLDSAMRVAKGKVHKMDFVIAAMDFGFIGGSMGSVMGEKVSRAIDYCIEHKTPFMIISKSGGARMMESAFSLMQMAKISAKLTQLADAKIPYLSFLTDPTTGGVSASFAMLGDFNFSEPNALIAFAGPRIVKETLKLKELPEGFQRAEFLLESGFLDFIVERKNLREKLADILYILKK; via the coding sequence ATGGGATGGTATAAACGTGATAAAGATAGTATAACAACATCTACTTCTCAAAAAAAGGAAACCCCTGATGGTATTTGGCATCAATGTGGTGCTTGTAAGACCCCCTCGACAGTTAAGGATTTGATTGAAAACTTATACGTATGTCCTGCTTGTAATCAACATGAACGTATTGGTTCGCAAGAATATTTTGATATTATTTTTGACAAGAACAAATACACAGAAATGTATAGCGATATAATCGCACATGATTTCTTAAATTTTACAGATCTTAAACCTTATCAAGATCGTTTGGAAGCGGCTCGCAAAAAAACCGATTTAGATTCTGCTATGCGTGTTGCAAAAGGCAAAGTTCATAAAATGGATTTTGTTATTGCTGCAATGGATTTTGGCTTTATTGGTGGATCTATGGGGTCTGTAATGGGAGAAAAAGTTTCTAGGGCAATTGATTATTGTATAGAGCATAAAACGCCATTTATGATTATTTCTAAATCGGGTGGCGCACGAATGATGGAGTCTGCTTTCTCATTGATGCAAATGGCTAAAATTTCTGCCAAATTAACACAATTGGCCGATGCAAAAATACCTTATTTGTCTTTCTTGACAGATCCAACTACTGGGGGCGTTTCTGCTTCTTTTGCTATGCTGGGAGACTTTAACTTCTCTGAGCCGAATGCTTTAATTGCATTTGCAGGTCCTCGTATTGTTAAAGAAACGCTTAAGTTAAAAGAATTGCCAGAAGGTTTCCAAAGAGCAGAGTTTTTATTAGAATCAGGTTTCTTGGATTTTATTGTTGAACGAAAGAACTTGAGAGAAAAATTAGCAGATATATTGTATATCTTAAAGAAGTAA
- the rimO gene encoding 30S ribosomal protein S12 methylthiotransferase RimO, translating into MKTRSHKENKVNVITLGCSKNMVDSEVMMHQLQANDFEVVHDSNDEDANIVIVNTCGFIDLAKEESVNTILQYADVRARGDIDKLYVTGCLSQRYKDNLEEEIPEVDAYFGTLELPALLEKLEADYKHDLIGERLLMTPPHYAYLKISEGCNRTCSFCAIPLMRGKHISKSIEDLVTEAKNLAKNGVKELMLIAQELTYYGLDIYKERKLAALLYALSEVEGIEWIRLHYAYPSKFPLDVFDAIEALPKVCNYIDMPLQHANNDVLKRMRRQITKEETMELVQEARKRVPDMAFRTTLLVGYPGETEEEFQDMLEFVREMKFERVGVFQYSHEENTSAYDFEDDVPAEVKEQRAAAIMEVQADISWENNLAKIGKTFKVLFDRVEGEFFVGRTEYDSPEVDNEVLIKTADNYVRIGDFAMIEIIDATEYDLYGKVIEQ; encoded by the coding sequence ATGAAAACAAGAAGTCATAAGGAAAATAAAGTGAATGTTATTACATTAGGATGTTCTAAAAACATGGTAGACTCTGAAGTAATGATGCACCAATTGCAAGCCAACGATTTTGAAGTGGTTCATGATAGCAATGATGAAGATGCCAATATTGTGATAGTAAACACTTGCGGATTTATAGATTTAGCAAAAGAAGAATCTGTCAACACAATTTTGCAGTATGCAGATGTGCGTGCTCGTGGCGATATTGATAAATTATACGTTACAGGTTGTTTGTCTCAGCGATACAAAGATAATTTGGAAGAAGAAATTCCTGAGGTAGATGCTTATTTTGGGACTTTAGAATTGCCTGCTTTATTAGAAAAGTTAGAAGCAGATTATAAACACGATTTGATTGGAGAGCGTTTGTTAATGACTCCTCCTCATTATGCTTATTTGAAAATTTCAGAGGGGTGTAATCGTACTTGTTCTTTTTGTGCAATTCCATTGATGCGTGGTAAGCATATTTCAAAAAGTATTGAGGATCTAGTTACAGAAGCCAAAAACTTAGCAAAAAACGGCGTGAAAGAGCTTATGTTAATTGCGCAAGAGTTAACCTATTATGGCTTGGATATTTATAAAGAACGAAAATTAGCAGCCTTGTTATACGCTTTAAGTGAGGTAGAAGGAATAGAGTGGATTCGTTTGCATTATGCGTATCCGAGCAAATTTCCATTGGATGTATTTGATGCCATTGAAGCTTTGCCAAAGGTCTGTAATTATATAGATATGCCTTTGCAACATGCCAACAATGATGTATTAAAGCGCATGCGTCGTCAAATTACAAAGGAAGAAACGATGGAGTTGGTTCAGGAGGCACGAAAACGAGTGCCTGACATGGCTTTTAGAACTACCTTATTGGTTGGTTACCCTGGAGAAACAGAGGAAGAGTTTCAGGATATGCTAGAATTTGTACGAGAAATGAAGTTCGAAAGGGTAGGCGTCTTTCAGTATTCGCATGAAGAAAATACTTCTGCTTATGATTTTGAGGATGATGTCCCCGCTGAAGTCAAAGAGCAACGTGCTGCTGCAATTATGGAAGTGCAGGCTGATATTTCTTGGGAGAACAATTTAGCTAAAATTGGAAAAACATTTAAAGTGTTGTTTGATAGGGTGGAAGGAGAGTTCTTTGTGGGGCGTACCGAGTATGATTCGCCAGAGGTAGATAACGAGGTTTTGATTAAAACGGCAGATAATTATGTAAGAATTGGCGATTTTGCTATGATTGAAATTATTGATGCTACAGAATATGATTTATATGGTAAAGTAATCGAACAATAA
- a CDS encoding tyrosine-type recombinase/integrase, with the protein MITGKKILPKLHDYGGNTNKQWFIHFYDDEGKRIRIYKGINHLTTAKQRHEAAQRIIKQILQTRKGLTHQKIKAAIIDALENRKPTWRKKTYQCKKSKIFIFLEWMENKDWIEKSIKDFFQYLTNKHINPSTYNDYILNVRNALQWIGEEDLIKDVQRRKKSPVPAAYFTRSQIDYLSKVMKNKDPQLWFFVQFIYYCFLRPRTELRHLKVGDIMLEDQKIVVHPDIAKNKKLQYITIPDAFFPVVQKKIQGRNPNEYLFEGKQYLKPMGENTMGERHRLLLKELSFDTKRYKMYSWKHTGAVMAVKAGVHVKQLQIQLRHHSLDQVDEYLRQLGVSDLGDLRANFPGI; encoded by the coding sequence ATGATAACAGGAAAAAAAATTCTGCCTAAACTCCACGATTACGGAGGGAATACCAACAAACAATGGTTTATTCATTTTTACGATGACGAGGGCAAAAGAATCCGCATTTATAAAGGTATTAACCACCTCACTACTGCCAAGCAGCGACACGAAGCCGCTCAGCGCATTATTAAGCAAATACTACAAACTAGAAAAGGGCTCACCCACCAAAAAATTAAGGCTGCCATTATTGATGCCTTAGAGAATCGAAAACCTACCTGGAGAAAGAAAACGTATCAATGCAAAAAATCTAAGATTTTTATCTTCCTGGAGTGGATGGAAAATAAAGATTGGATAGAAAAAAGCATCAAAGACTTTTTTCAATACCTGACCAATAAACATATCAATCCATCTACTTACAATGATTATATTCTAAATGTAAGAAATGCCCTACAATGGATCGGAGAAGAAGACCTTATTAAAGACGTTCAGCGACGAAAGAAAAGCCCTGTACCAGCTGCTTATTTTACCAGGAGCCAAATTGATTATTTATCTAAGGTGATGAAAAATAAAGATCCTCAGTTATGGTTCTTTGTCCAATTTATATACTATTGTTTTCTTCGACCTCGTACGGAGCTGCGCCATCTCAAAGTCGGTGACATTATGTTGGAAGATCAAAAAATTGTAGTGCATCCTGATATTGCCAAAAATAAAAAGCTCCAGTATATTACTATTCCTGATGCCTTCTTTCCTGTTGTGCAAAAAAAGATTCAAGGTCGGAATCCTAATGAGTATCTTTTTGAAGGGAAACAATACCTAAAACCAATGGGTGAAAATACAATGGGCGAACGTCACCGTTTACTACTCAAAGAGCTGAGTTTTGATACCAAACGCTATAAAATGTATTCTTGGAAACATACGGGCGCTGTGATGGCGGTTAAGGCTGGTGTCCATGTGAAGCAATTGCAAATTCAATTGCGCCATCATTCATTGGATCAGGTGGACGAATACTTGAGACAATTGGGCGTTTCTGATTTGGGGGATTTACGGGCTAATTTTCCTGGTATTTAA